A region of the Nocardia asteroides genome:
TCGTGGCCGCGGCACTGTCGCTTCCGGTCAGAGCGGCCCGAAGCGCCTCCCGAGACCGGGCACTGGCCTCGCGGCTCGCTGCGTACATGCTTCTCACTTTCGCGTCGTTACCTTCCGACCCCGATGCCTGCGTCCGTCTGGTCGAGCTCATCGAGGAACCGGTCGATCGAGGAGGCCTGCTTGGCCTCGTCCGAAACCGACTGTCCGATGATCTTCTCGGCCAGATCGACGGCCGTGCGGCCGACTTCCGAGCGCAGCTCGGTCAGGATCTGCTGGCGCTGGGCTTCCAGCTGGGTGTGGCCCGCCGCGATGATGCGGTCGGCTTCGGCCTGGGCCTCCGAGCGCATCTGCGCGAGGATCTCCTGGCCCTGGGTGCGCGCGTCCTCACGGATGCGAGCGGCCTCGAGCCGGGCGTCGGCCAGTTGCTGCTGGTACTGCTGCAGGGTGAGCTGAGCTTCTTCCTGCGCGGCTTCGGCGCGAGCGATGCCGCCTTCGATCTTCTCGGAACGCTCGTCGAGTGTCTTCATCAGGCGCGGAACCACGTACTTGTAGAACAGGATTCCGATGATGACGACGCAGACGATCGACCAGACGATGTCGTACGTTTCGGGGACGAGAGGATTCACTTCCTCTCCCTCCGCCGCGGCGAGCAAAACTGACTCGTACATCGGAATCAGAAAATGAAGCCGGCGACGAGACCGATGAGGGCCAGGGCTTCGGTGAACGCGATACCGAGGAACATGTTGGTACGGATGGTGCCCTGCAGCTCAGGCTGGCGCGCGATGCCCTCGATGGCCTTGCCGACGACGATGCCGACGCCGACGCCGGGGCCGATGGCGGCGAGACCGTAGCCGACGGCGCCCAGGCCCTTGAAGGTGCTCTCGTTCGTCGCGGCTTCCTGGGCCAGGTAAGCGAGGCTCATGAGTCTTCCATTCCCTTTCTGTTGCTCACCCGCCGGTCGGCGTGGTGCAGCAGGTTTCCGGTATTAGTGTCGGTCAGGTCAGTGATCGGCCGCGTGCTGTGCGAGTCCGATGTATACGGCGGTCAGCAGCGCAAACACGTAAGCCTGCAGGAAGATGACCAACAGTTCGAAGAGCGTGAATCCGAGTCCCGCGATCAGCGAGAACGGCGAGAACACCTTCATCCACGCGGCGGCGTCGAACAGGAAGAACCAGGTCGCGCTGAAGAACAGCACCAGCATGATGTGGCCGGCCAGCATGTTCGCCATGAGTCGGACGGTCAGCGTGAACGGACGCAGGATGAAGGTCGAGACGAACTCGATCGGAATCAGCAGCACGTGCAGCGCGGGGGGAACATTCGGAACGACGATGCTGCTGCGCATGTAGGTCAGGAAGCCGTACTTCTTGATACCGACGTAGTTGAACGCCAGGTACGCGACGACGGCCAGCACCAGCGGCATGCCGATTCGGGCGTTCGACGAGATGTTCAACCCCGGGACGACGCCGGAGAAGTTCAGGAAGAGGACCGTGAAGAAGATCGTCGCGATCAGCGGGAAGTACTTGCGCCCGGTTTCCTTGCCGAGGACCTCTTCGCAGATCTGCTCCTTGACGAAGACCAAACCGATTTCGGCGACATTCTGCAGGCCGCGCGGCACGATCCTCGGCGAGCGGAAGGCCAGCAGCATCACGCCGACCAGAACGAACGACATCAGAATGCGGATCAGCATCAATCGATCGAGTTCGAACGGTGTTCCCTCGAACAGCACAGCTGGAGGGAAGAAGTCGGTAAGCGACGGCGCGTGGAACTCGGCCGCCAGAGTGGTGACGCTCAGCGTTCTCTCCCGTGTTCGGGCCGCGGGTACGGTCATTCCCGCGGTTCGATCGGACATTGACGATCAATTTGGTCGACTCAGGTCGGCTCGAAGTTCGTCAGCAGCTGGGCGGTGGTTTCATTTCCACCAGGCGTCTGTACGTGTGTCGGCGACATTCGTCGACATGCAGAACCGGAACAACCCCTGGGAGCCCGGCACGGCAGTAAGCATAGCGGCCCAGGCGGTGGATCTCGGCGGTGACCCCTCATCGATCCTCGACTTGGTCGCTTGCTTACCAACACTTTACCAAGTCATCTACGACAGCGTGTAGGGGGTGGGTGTTTTCGTTACTCCCGAGTATCTGGAGCGCTCTGGGCGTCGGTCGTCGTCACGTACGGAACCTTCTGCCGCACAACCCCGTACGTCTCCGCGCCGAGCACGATGACCAGGGCTCCGACGACCGTGAGGAACAGGACGACCCGGTCGTAGAAGTCGAACCGCTGCAGGATCGCGACGACGATCAACGCCACCAGCACCTTGCCCGCCCAGCTGACCAGCATGATCAGTCCGGCCGTGCTGGGCGGCAGTTTCGCGCCGAACAGCACGACGGCCGCGGTGGTGAGGATGAAGCCGCCGCCGATCGCGGCGCCCAGCAGCGCACCCCACACTCCGGGAATGCCCGCGACGGCCGCGCCGAGCGCGACGGCCAGGACCACCAGCACCCCCAGGCCGATCAGTCCGTAGCGCAGCGCGGACCGCAGCGGCGCATCGGGGCCGGGGACGGGTTCGGGTGTGAAGCTCACAGCCGCCGACTTTACCCGGACGCCGATCCGTCCCCCGCCGGGTCCCCACGCCGCAGCCCCGGAATCGCGGTGATCACCAACGCGAAAACCAACCCGCCCGCCATCAGCAACACCACGAGCGTGCGATCCATCAGCGAGGTGCCGACCGCGCCGAACGCGAGCACACCGACCCACAAATAGATCAACAGCACGACGCGGCGGTGGGAATGGCCGATCTGCAGCAAGCGATGATGCAAGTGCATCTTGTCCGGCGTCGAGAAACTCACGCCCGCCCGGACCCGGCGCACGATAGCGAGCAACAAATCGAGCACCGGAATGAACATCACCGCACCGACCAGCAACAACGGGGAAAGCAGACCGACGATGTCGCGCGGGCCGTAACCCTGCAGGGGGATTCGGCCCGAAGCGCCGGTCGAGACCGCGGCGAGCATCAATCCGATCAGCATCGAGCCGGAGTCACCCATGAATATGCGGGCGGGCTGGAAATTGTGCGGCAGGAATCCCAGGCATCCGCCCGCCAGCGCGGCGGCCAGCAGCGCGGGCGGGTAGGTGTCGACCGAGCCGCCCTGCTCGTTCATCAGGCCCAGGCAGAACACGAAGACCGCCAGCGCCGCGATCAGGCCGAGGCCCGCCGCCAGACCGTCCAGCCCATCGACGAAGTTCATGGCGTTGACCAGCGTGACAGTGACCGCGACGGTGACCAGGCCGCCCTGCAATCCGTCCAGCACGACCGTGGTGTTGCTGAACGGGTTGTAGACGACGTACCAGCCCAACCCCATGACCGCCATCACGCCCGCCGCCGTGACCTGCCCCGCGAACTTCGTCAGCGCGTCGAGGCCCCAGCGGTCGTCGACGATGCCGACCAGCACGATGACGGTGCTCGCCACCAGCACGGCGATCGGGATGTTGGGTTTGTAGTCGAACCCACTGCGCAGCGCGGGTAGCTGGTGGGCGAACAGCACCGCGGCGACCACACCGATGTACATGCCGACGCCACCCATGCGCGGAATCGGCTTGACGTGCACATCGCGGTCACGCGGCACGGCGACCGCGCCGAAGCCGATCGCCAGCACCCGCACTCCGCCGGTGGCCAGGAACGTCACCACCGCCGAGATCAGCAGGACGACGAGCAGCTCCCGCAGGGGGACGACAGCGCTCGAACCCATCATCCGAGCTGCTGCGCGGCGCCGCTGAGCGCTTCCGGCGACATCCCGAGCACCTCGGCGATGTCGGCGACGGACACCGCGCCCACGCGCAGGACCCGCGGCTGATCGGCGGTCAGATCGACGATCGTGGAGGCGACCGCGTGCTCGGCGGGCCCTCCGTCCAGGTAGACACCGACCAGCTCGCCGAGCTGGTCGCGCGCCTCGGCCGCGGTCGTCGCCGGCGGCCGGCCGGACACGTTCGCGCTGGACACCGCCAGCGGGCCCACCTCACGCAACAGTTCGAGAGCGACCGGGTGCAGCGGCATACGCAGCATCACCGTCCCACGCGTGTCACCGAGATCCCACGCGAGCGAAGGAGCTTGCTGCACAACCAGACTGAGACCGCCGGGCCAGAACGCCCGGATCAGCTCGCGCGCCTGGGGACGCACCGAGAACACCAGTCCGTCGATCGTGTGCCAGGAGCCGACCAGCACCGGCACCGGCATGTCCCGGCCGCGGCGCTTGGCCGCGAGCAGCGAGCTCACCGCCGTGGAATCGAACGCGTCGGCGGCCAGGCCGTACAGAGTGTCGGTGGGCAGCACGACCAGCCGTCCGGATTTCAGGGCGCTGGTGGCCGCGGACAGTCCGGCGGCGCGCGAGTCGGGATCCGCGCAGTCGTAGACGGTACTCACGCCGACCATCCTGGCATCTGTGCCGCCTCTCCGGGTATTCAGGCCGTACTAGTGGGGTGACGCGGGATACACGTTCAGTGCGGAGCAGCCCGCGGGTCAGGTGTGGATGGCGGCTACGAAGCGGGGTTTGCCTGCCAGGTCGGGGTGCTCGACGACGTCGGTGAAGACGCCGGTGGCGGTGAGGAGAGCGGCTACGCCGGAGCCGTTGGTGTCGTCGTGCTCGATGGCGGTGGCACCGCCCGGCCGCAGCAGTCTGGTGATGTTCGGGATCATCCCGCGGATGACGTTCAGCCCGTCGGGGCCACCGAACAGGGCGACGGACGGATCGTGCTCGGCCACCTCGGGGTCGAGGGGCGCGCCCTCCGGGATGTAGGGCGGATTGGACACCACGATGTCGACCCGGCCGTCCAGGTCGGTGAGCAGTCCCGGATCGGTGGCGTCGTCGGCGTAGAGCGTGATCGGGGTGTCGCCCGCGGCGATGCGGTCGTCGGCGTTGCGCCTGGCCCACACCAGTGCGGCGGGATCGAGTTCGACGGCGCGCACGTCCGCGTCGGGGCGCGCGTGCGCGACGGCCAGCGCGAGCGCTCCCGATCCGGTGCACAGGTCGACGACGATCGGCGCGTGATCGTGCGGCAGCGCCTCCAGTTGCGCCAGCGCCCACGCGTACAGCAATTCGGTCTCGGGACGCGGCACGAAGACACCGGGGCCGACCGCGAGGTCCAGCGCACCCATCACGGCGGTGCCGGTCAAGTGCTGCAACGGGATTCGCCGCGCCCGGCGGGCCACCAACGCACGGAACTCGTCCAGCTTGTCCGGCGGCACGAGCGGGGTCAGCGCCAGCCTGGTCCGTTCCACGCCCAACACGTGCGCCGCCAAGTGCTCGGCGTCGGCCTGCGGACTGTGCACCCCGGCGGTCCGTAACGTCTCGACGGCATCGTTGATGGCGGGGCGCAACGCGACTCGGGTGGTAGACATGGCACCGACTCTGCCGGAAAGACGATCATTCCGCCGCCATACGCGCTTCGCGATCCGCCTTTCCCAGAGCATCCAGCAGCGCGTCGAGGTCGCCGTCGAGCACGGAGTCGAGGTTGTGCGCCTTGAAACCGATCCGGTGATCGGTGATCCGGTTCTCCGGGAAGTTGTAGGTGCGGATCCGCTCGGAGCGGTCCACGGTGCGGATCTGGCTGGCCCGGCCCGCCGCCGCCTCCTGGTCGGCCTGTTCTTCCGCCAGCGCCTGCAACCGCGCCGCGAGCACCTGCATGGCGCGCGCCTTGTTCTGCAGCTGGGAACGCTCGTTCTGGCAGGTGACGACGATGCCGGAGGGCAGATGGGTGATGCGCACCGCGGAGTCGGTGGTGTTGACGCCCTGTCCGCCCTTACCGGAGGAGCGGTAGACGTCGATGCGCAGGTCCGACTCGTCGATCTGCACCTCTTCGATCTCGTCGGGCTCCGGATAGATCAGCACGCCCGCGGCCGAGGTGTGGATGCGGCCCTGCGATTCGGTGACCGGGACGCGCTGCACCCGGTGCACGCCGCCTTCGAACTTGAAGCGCGACCAGACACCGTCGCGGGCGGCGTCGCGGCTCTTGATCGACAGCGTCGCCTCTTTGTAACCGCCCAGGTCGGACAGGTTGACGTCGAGAATCTCGACCTTCCAGCCGTGCCGCTCGGCATATCGCACGTACATGCGGGCCAGGTCGGCGGCGAACAGCGCGGACTCCTCACCGCCTTCGCCGGATTTCACCTCGAGCACGACGTCGTCCCCGTCGTGCGGGTCGCGCGGGGCCAGGAGGTCGGCCAGGGCCTGTTCCAGTTCCTCCACCTGCCGTTCCAGATCCGGGATCTCCGCGGCGAACGCCGAGTCGTCGGCGGCGAGTTCCCGGGCGGCGGACAGGTCGTCACGCGCCGTCTCGAGTTTGCGGTAGGTTGCCATGACCGGCGCCAGCTCGGCGAACCTTTTGCCGACCCGGCGCGCGGCGCCCGCATCGTTGTGCAGCGACGGATCGGCCAGCTGCGTCTCCAGGCCCGCGTACTCGGCCAGAATGTCGTCGATGGCGGACGGTTGCGTCACAGTGCTTCCTTCTCCTGGTACCAGTCCATACAAAACACCGACGCCCGGCCTGCGCAGCAGGACCGGGCGTCGGCGAGGAAGCTACTTGGCGTCGGCCTTCTTGCCGGCACGCTTGCCGTAGCGGGCCTCGAAGCGGGCCACGCGACCACCGGTGTCGAGGATCTTCTGCTTGCCGGTGTAGAACGGGTGGCACTGCGAGCAGACCTCGACGGTGATGTGTCCCGACTCCTTGGTGCTGCGAGTCTGGAAGGTGTTGCCGCAACCACAGACGACCGTGGTGTCGACATACGTCGGGTGAATTCCTGCCTTCATGGGTGTCCTCTCGAGTTTGGTCGCCGGGTCGCCCACGCGAATTCGCGCGGAGCGTGAACCGGAACCGACTAGGCGGGAGCTCTGCTCACCTGAGCAG
Encoded here:
- a CDS encoding undecaprenyl/decaprenyl-phosphate alpha-N-acetylglucosaminyl 1-phosphate transferase yields the protein MMGSSAVVPLRELLVVLLISAVVTFLATGGVRVLAIGFGAVAVPRDRDVHVKPIPRMGGVGMYIGVVAAVLFAHQLPALRSGFDYKPNIPIAVLVASTVIVLVGIVDDRWGLDALTKFAGQVTAAGVMAVMGLGWYVVYNPFSNTTVVLDGLQGGLVTVAVTVTLVNAMNFVDGLDGLAAGLGLIAALAVFVFCLGLMNEQGGSVDTYPPALLAAALAGGCLGFLPHNFQPARIFMGDSGSMLIGLMLAAVSTGASGRIPLQGYGPRDIVGLLSPLLLVGAVMFIPVLDLLLAIVRRVRAGVSFSTPDKMHLHHRLLQIGHSHRRVVLLIYLWVGVLAFGAVGTSLMDRTLVVLLMAGGLVFALVITAIPGLRRGDPAGDGSASG
- a CDS encoding threonylcarbamoyl-AMP synthase: MSTVYDCADPDSRAAGLSAATSALKSGRLVVLPTDTLYGLAADAFDSTAVSSLLAAKRRGRDMPVPVLVGSWHTIDGLVFSVRPQARELIRAFWPGGLSLVVQQAPSLAWDLGDTRGTVMLRMPLHPVALELLREVGPLAVSSANVSGRPPATTAAEARDQLGELVGVYLDGGPAEHAVASTIVDLTADQPRVLRVGAVSVADIAEVLGMSPEALSGAAQQLG
- a CDS encoding ATP synthase F0 subunit C, with the protein product MSLAYLAQEAATNESTFKGLGAVGYGLAAIGPGVGVGIVVGKAIEGIARQPELQGTIRTNMFLGIAFTEALALIGLVAGFIF
- the rpmE gene encoding 50S ribosomal protein L31, whose amino-acid sequence is MKAGIHPTYVDTTVVCGCGNTFQTRSTKESGHITVEVCSQCHPFYTGKQKILDTGGRVARFEARYGKRAGKKADAK
- the prmC gene encoding peptide chain release factor N(5)-glutamine methyltransferase gives rise to the protein MSTTRVALRPAINDAVETLRTAGVHSPQADAEHLAAHVLGVERTRLALTPLVPPDKLDEFRALVARRARRIPLQHLTGTAVMGALDLAVGPGVFVPRPETELLYAWALAQLEALPHDHAPIVVDLCTGSGALALAVAHARPDADVRAVELDPAALVWARRNADDRIAAGDTPITLYADDATDPGLLTDLDGRVDIVVSNPPYIPEGAPLDPEVAEHDPSVALFGGPDGLNVIRGMIPNITRLLRPGGATAIEHDDTNGSGVAALLTATGVFTDVVEHPDLAGKPRFVAAIHT
- the prfA gene encoding peptide chain release factor 1; its protein translation is MTQPSAIDDILAEYAGLETQLADPSLHNDAGAARRVGKRFAELAPVMATYRKLETARDDLSAARELAADDSAFAAEIPDLERQVEELEQALADLLAPRDPHDGDDVVLEVKSGEGGEESALFAADLARMYVRYAERHGWKVEILDVNLSDLGGYKEATLSIKSRDAARDGVWSRFKFEGGVHRVQRVPVTESQGRIHTSAAGVLIYPEPDEIEEVQIDESDLRIDVYRSSGKGGQGVNTTDSAVRITHLPSGIVVTCQNERSQLQNKARAMQVLAARLQALAEEQADQEAAAGRASQIRTVDRSERIRTYNFPENRITDHRIGFKAHNLDSVLDGDLDALLDALGKADREARMAAE
- the atpB gene encoding F0F1 ATP synthase subunit A, with the translated sequence MSDRTAGMTVPAARTRERTLSVTTLAAEFHAPSLTDFFPPAVLFEGTPFELDRLMLIRILMSFVLVGVMLLAFRSPRIVPRGLQNVAEIGLVFVKEQICEEVLGKETGRKYFPLIATIFFTVLFLNFSGVVPGLNISSNARIGMPLVLAVVAYLAFNYVGIKKYGFLTYMRSSIVVPNVPPALHVLLIPIEFVSTFILRPFTLTVRLMANMLAGHIMLVLFFSATWFFLFDAAAWMKVFSPFSLIAGLGFTLFELLVIFLQAYVFALLTAVYIGLAQHAADH
- a CDS encoding F0F1 ATP synthase subunit B: MYESVLLAAAEGEEVNPLVPETYDIVWSIVCVVIIGILFYKYVVPRLMKTLDERSEKIEGGIARAEAAQEEAQLTLQQYQQQLADARLEAARIREDARTQGQEILAQMRSEAQAEADRIIAAGHTQLEAQRQQILTELRSEVGRTAVDLAEKIIGQSVSDEAKQASSIDRFLDELDQTDAGIGVGR